A portion of the Bacteroidales bacterium genome contains these proteins:
- the rpoB gene encoding DNA-directed RNA polymerase subunit beta: MSANKNKRISFSTQKIEYPYPDFLEVQLKSFEEFFQFNSTPEKRKNEGLFKVFQENFPISDTRNNFVLEFIDYYVDPPKYTVDECIERGLTYSVSLKAKLKLYCTDPEHEDFDTKVEDVFLGTVPYMTPKGTFVINGAERIIVSQLHRSPGVFFGQSMHANGTKLYSARIIPFKGSWIEFATDINNVMYAYIDRKKKLPVTTLLRAIGFQTDKDILEIFNLAEEVKVSKTGLKKYIGRRLAARVLKTWIEDFVDEDTGEVSSIERNEVIIERETIIEKDHIDMIVDSGAKTIILHREDQNLNDYAIIYNTLQKDATNSEKEAIYYIYRQLRSAEPPDEETARSTIENLFFSIKRYDLGEVGRYRINKKLNLETPIDVRTLTKEDIISIIQYLIQLINSKADVDDIDHLSNRRVRTVGEQLMGQFGVGLARMARTIREKMNVRDNEVFTPADLVNSKSLSSVLNTFFGTNPLSQFMDQTNPLAEMTHKRRISALGPGGLTRERAGFEVRDVHYTHYGRLCPIETPEGPNIGLISSLTIYAKINNLGFIETPYRKVENGKVKLDNNEVVYLSAEEEEENIIGQATALINDDGTFIVPKVKARYKGDFPVLEPEQIQLIDVAPNQIASVAASLIPFLEHDDANRALMGSNMMRQAVPLLKPEAPIVGTGLEAKVAIDSRAVIVAENDGVVEYVDANEIVIRYNRTNEERFLSFEDDKVVYKLPKFKRTNQSTTITLRPLVKKGQKVKKGEPLTEGYSTQNGELALGRNLKVAFMPWKGYNFEDAIVLNEKLVREDYFTSVHVDEFVLEVRDTKRGVEELTSDIPNVSEEATKNLDENGLIRIGAYVKPGDILIGKITPKGESDPTPEEKLLRAIFGDKAGDVKDASLKVPPSMYGVVIDKKLFSRQIKERKVKTAEKNLMDKIDEEANKKYAELKQKLIDKLFEIVTGKTSQGVKDFANKEQIAKGSKFTLKQLQSIDYLNINPNKWTTDKAKNEIISQLIHNYILKYKEIESEVKRKKFSLSVGDELPQGIVKLAKVYVAQKRPIKVGDKMAGRHGNKGIVSKIVRQEDMPFMDDGTPVDIVLNPLGVPSRMNLGQIYETVLGWAGEKLGVKFSTPVFDGATLDQINEYTDKAGVPRYGRTYLYDGGTGERFDQPATVGYIYMLKLSHMVDDKMHARSIGPYSLITQQPLGGKAQFGGQRFGEMEVWALEAFGASNILQEILTIKSDDVVGRAKAYEAIVKGEPLPQPGTPESFNVLIHELRGLGLSINMD, encoded by the coding sequence ATGTCTGCTAATAAAAATAAAAGAATTAGTTTTAGTACTCAAAAAATTGAATATCCGTATCCGGATTTTTTAGAAGTACAATTAAAATCTTTCGAGGAGTTTTTTCAATTTAATTCTACTCCTGAAAAAAGAAAAAACGAAGGATTATTTAAAGTTTTTCAAGAAAACTTTCCTATTTCCGATACTAGAAATAATTTTGTATTGGAGTTCATAGATTATTATGTCGATCCTCCAAAATATACCGTTGATGAATGTATAGAAAGAGGTTTAACATATAGTGTATCGCTAAAAGCAAAATTAAAATTATATTGTACCGACCCCGAACACGAAGATTTTGATACTAAAGTAGAAGATGTTTTTTTGGGTACTGTTCCGTATATGACACCCAAAGGAACATTTGTTATTAATGGGGCAGAACGTATTATTGTTTCTCAATTGCATCGTTCGCCAGGTGTCTTCTTTGGTCAAAGCATGCATGCTAATGGTACAAAACTCTACTCTGCTCGCATTATCCCTTTTAAAGGGTCATGGATAGAGTTTGCTACCGACATTAATAACGTTATGTATGCATACATCGATCGTAAAAAGAAATTACCGGTTACAACCTTATTAAGAGCAATTGGATTCCAAACCGATAAAGATATTCTCGAAATATTTAATCTTGCCGAAGAAGTCAAAGTATCTAAAACTGGTTTAAAAAAATATATAGGTCGTCGTTTAGCTGCTCGCGTTTTAAAAACATGGATCGAAGATTTTGTTGATGAAGATACCGGCGAAGTGTCGTCGATAGAACGTAACGAAGTAATAATTGAACGCGAAACGATAATCGAAAAAGACCATATCGATATGATTGTCGATTCAGGAGCAAAAACTATTATCCTGCATCGCGAAGATCAAAATTTAAATGATTACGCAATAATTTATAATACTTTACAAAAAGACGCTACCAATTCAGAAAAAGAAGCTATTTATTATATATACCGTCAATTAAGGAGTGCAGAACCACCCGATGAAGAAACCGCACGCTCAACTATCGAAAATTTATTTTTCTCTATTAAACGTTACGATTTAGGTGAAGTAGGTCGATACAGAATAAATAAAAAATTAAATCTCGAAACCCCTATAGACGTTAGAACCCTTACAAAAGAAGATATAATTTCTATAATTCAATATTTAATTCAATTAATAAACTCAAAAGCCGATGTTGACGATATTGACCATTTGAGCAATCGTAGGGTTAGAACAGTTGGTGAGCAGCTTATGGGTCAATTTGGAGTAGGGTTAGCACGTATGGCACGTACCATTCGTGAAAAAATGAACGTGCGAGATAATGAGGTATTTACTCCTGCAGATTTAGTTAACTCTAAAAGCTTATCATCGGTACTAAATACATTTTTTGGGACTAATCCGTTATCGCAGTTTATGGATCAAACCAATCCATTAGCTGAAATGACCCATAAACGTCGTATCTCTGCTTTAGGACCAGGTGGTTTAACTCGCGAAAGAGCAGGGTTTGAAGTACGCGACGTTCACTACACACATTATGGACGTTTATGCCCAATTGAAACTCCCGAAGGTCCTAATATTGGTCTTATTTCATCACTCACCATATATGCTAAAATTAATAACCTCGGATTTATTGAAACTCCTTACAGAAAAGTTGAAAACGGAAAGGTAAAACTAGATAATAACGAAGTTGTTTATTTATCGGCCGAAGAAGAAGAAGAAAATATTATTGGACAAGCAACAGCGCTAATTAATGATGACGGAACCTTTATTGTTCCTAAAGTAAAAGCTCGTTATAAAGGCGACTTCCCAGTACTTGAGCCAGAACAAATTCAATTGATTGACGTGGCTCCAAACCAAATTGCCTCAGTCGCTGCTAGCTTAATTCCGTTCCTCGAACACGACGACGCTAACCGTGCGCTTATGGGGTCGAATATGATGCGTCAAGCAGTTCCATTGCTAAAACCTGAAGCACCCATTGTTGGAACAGGTTTAGAAGCAAAAGTGGCTATCGACTCAAGAGCCGTTATTGTCGCCGAAAATGACGGTGTTGTTGAGTATGTAGATGCTAATGAAATCGTAATTCGATATAACAGAACAAACGAAGAACGATTTTTAAGTTTCGAAGACGATAAAGTCGTTTATAAATTACCCAAATTTAAACGTACTAACCAAAGTACTACCATTACTTTACGTCCTTTAGTTAAAAAAGGCCAAAAGGTAAAAAAAGGTGAACCTCTTACCGAAGGTTATTCAACCCAAAATGGTGAATTAGCTCTTGGAAGAAATTTAAAAGTTGCCTTTATGCCATGGAAAGGCTATAATTTTGAGGACGCTATTGTATTGAACGAAAAATTAGTTCGTGAAGATTACTTCACATCGGTTCATGTTGATGAGTTTGTACTTGAAGTTCGTGATACTAAACGAGGTGTAGAAGAACTTACATCCGATATTCCTAATGTAAGCGAAGAAGCTACCAAAAATCTCGACGAAAATGGTTTAATAAGAATAGGTGCATATGTTAAACCCGGCGATATTTTAATTGGTAAAATTACTCCCAAAGGTGAATCTGATCCAACGCCCGAAGAAAAACTTCTTCGTGCTATTTTTGGCGACAAAGCCGGTGATGTAAAAGATGCTTCTTTAAAAGTTCCACCTTCTATGTATGGTGTGGTAATTGATAAAAAATTATTCTCTCGACAGATAAAAGAACGTAAGGTTAAAACTGCCGAAAAGAACTTGATGGATAAAATTGACGAAGAAGCAAATAAAAAATATGCTGAACTTAAACAAAAGTTAATAGATAAATTATTCGAAATTGTTACAGGAAAGACTTCGCAAGGAGTAAAAGATTTTGCCAATAAAGAACAAATTGCCAAAGGAAGTAAATTTACTCTAAAACAATTACAATCAATAGATTATCTAAATATTAATCCTAATAAGTGGACCACCGATAAAGCTAAAAATGAAATTATTTCACAACTCATTCATAATTATATATTAAAATACAAAGAAATTGAATCAGAAGTAAAACGTAAAAAATTTAGCTTATCGGTAGGAGATGAATTGCCTCAAGGTATTGTAAAACTTGCAAAAGTTTATGTTGCACAAAAACGTCCTATTAAAGTGGGCGATAAAATGGCAGGGCGTCACGGTAACAAAGGTATTGTTTCAAAAATTGTGCGTCAAGAAGATATGCCATTTATGGACGATGGTACCCCTGTTGATATTGTATTAAATCCATTGGGCGTTCCTTCGCGTATGAACTTAGGGCAAATATATGAAACAGTATTGGGTTGGGCTGGCGAAAAATTAGGTGTTAAGTTTTCTACACCCGTATTCGACGGTGCTACATTAGACCAAATAAATGAATATACTGATAAAGCTGGAGTTCCACGTTATGGTAGAACCTATTTGTACGACGGTGGAACAGGCGAACGTTTCGACCAACCAGCAACTGTTGGCTATATTTATATGCTTAAACTTAGCCATATGGTTGACGATAAAATGCACGCACGCTCTATCGGTCCTTATTCTTTGATTACTCAACAACCTCTTGGTGGTAAAGCACAATTTGGTGGTCAACGTTTTGGAGAAATGGAAGTTTGGGCCCTCGAAGCTTTTGGCGCATCCAACATTTTACAAGAAATATTAACCATCAAATCAGACGATGTTGTGGGTAGAGCAAAAGCATACGAAGCTATTGTTAAAGGTGAACCCTTACCACAACCCGGAACTCCGGAATCGTTTAATGTACTTATTCACGAATTGCGTGGTTTAGGATTAAGTATTAATATGGATTAA